From the Acidimicrobiia bacterium genome, the window TGCGCCCCGAACGCCCCGGAATGTCGTACATGACCATCGGCAGATCGGTGGCCCCGGCGACGGTTCGAAAGTGCGCTTCGATACCGGCCTGTGAGGGCCGGTTGTAATACGGCGTGACCACTAGCAGTCCGTCTACCCCGGTGGCGGCGGCCCGTTCCGACAGCCCACAGCTATGGCGGGTGTCGTTGCTGCCGGTACCCGCCAGCAGGGGCACATCCACGGCGTCTCGCACAGCGGCAAACAGGGCCAGTTTCTCATCGTCGGTCAAGGTGGGCGCCTCGCCGGTGGTGCCGGCCAACACGAGCCCGTCGTTGCCGTGAGCAACCAGCCACCGGGCCAACGCCACGGCTCCGTCGAGATCGAGATCGCCACGCTCATCGAAGGGGGTGACCATCGCCGTGAGGACTCGGCCAAAGCGCACCGCGGCCATCAATCGGCCCCTTCCGAGCCGCGTTCGATGCCGAGGGTGACGAGGAGGTCCTCATGCCATTCGAACCAGACGGTGTGGTAACTCGGCACCATCGGCCGCGTGAACAGATCCACCTCACCGGCTTGGAGCCCGGCGAGGGCGAAGGCCAAGCGGGGTCCGTAAGTGGCGAAGCGGGCCAGCAAGGCGGCAAGGTCGGTGGCGATGGGCTGGGCGAGGCCATCAAGATCAGCCAACCGCTCGATCACCGTGGCGTCATAGGCCCCGTCAGCATGGTCATTGGGCACGGATTGGCCGTTGATCTCACGCAACTGCCACTGCGTGCAGATCGTGAGCAGTTCGGTGTTGAGCCCCAAGAACCGCTCGTAAGCGGCCTGCACGCCAGTGCGAACACCGGCGGCGTCCACCTCGGCGGCG encodes:
- a CDS encoding transcriptional regulator, whose translation is MTTPSDPLLLVMHGLRLQHVGTPAGLAEALGVAEAEVKTMLDQLVSEDRATYRTGRISGFTLNPTGRAEHLALIAAEVDAAGVRTGVQAAYERFLGLNTELLTICTQWQLREINGQSVPNDHADGAYDATVIERLADLDGLAQPIATDLAALLARFATYGPRLAFALAGLQAGEVDLFTRPMVPSYHTVWFEWHEDLLVTLGIERGSEGAD